Proteins encoded within one genomic window of Salinisphaera sp. T31B1:
- a CDS encoding SDR family oxidoreductase, with product MRKLLIVGATSTIAEHTARRFAADGDALFLVGRNDTRLAAIAEDLRVRGAAQVATHVMDADDLSAHGPMLDAAEAELGGLDTVLVAYGTLPDQTACQADPSAAVAAWHTNAVSVVALLTDVANRFERRGGGLIAAISSVAGDRGRASNYVYGSAKAGLNAFLDGLRHRLFARGVQVLSIRPGMVDTPMTADFDKGPLFAQPDKVAGDIHKAICRRRAVLYTPGFWRLIMTVITCLPRAVFHRSKL from the coding sequence ATGAGAAAATTGCTGATCGTGGGTGCAACCTCGACCATCGCCGAACATACCGCCCGGCGTTTCGCCGCCGACGGCGACGCGCTGTTCCTGGTCGGTCGAAACGACACGCGTCTGGCCGCGATCGCCGAAGATCTGCGTGTACGCGGGGCCGCGCAGGTGGCCACCCACGTCATGGACGCCGACGATCTGTCGGCCCATGGACCGATGCTCGACGCCGCCGAGGCCGAACTCGGCGGGCTGGACACGGTACTCGTGGCTTACGGCACGCTACCCGACCAGACGGCCTGTCAGGCCGACCCGAGCGCCGCCGTGGCCGCCTGGCATACCAACGCGGTCAGTGTGGTGGCCCTGCTCACCGACGTCGCCAATCGATTCGAACGTCGCGGCGGCGGCCTGATCGCGGCGATATCGTCGGTCGCCGGCGATCGCGGCCGGGCCAGTAACTATGTCTACGGCAGCGCCAAGGCGGGCCTGAACGCTTTTCTCGACGGGCTGCGCCACCGCCTGTTCGCCCGTGGGGTGCAGGTCCTGAGCATCCGCCCGGGCATGGTCGACACCCCCATGACCGCCGACTTCGACAAGGGTCCGTTGTTCGCCCAGCCCGACAAGGTGGCCGGCGACATACACAAGGCAATCTGCCGACGGCGTGCCGTGCTCTACACCCCCGGGTTCTGGCGGCTGATCATGACCGTGATCACCTGTCTGCCGCGGGCGGTGTTTCATCGCAGCAAGCTATGA
- a CDS encoding FAD-binding oxidoreductase gives MAGHDYRSWGRYPAATPAEVHRPVTREHAIAGRASSMLAYGNGRSYGDSCLNHDGTLLAMRSLDRFIAFDPASGLLECEAGVLLGDILALVIPQGWFLPVTPGTQFVSVGGAIANDVHGKNHHRAGTFGRHVRSLELCRSDGSHLVCTPDDNADWFAATVGGLGLTGAITRASIALRRIQGAFMDVESRRFGHLDDFFALSAESNDDYEYTVAWVDCTARGTRLGRGWFMRANHRPALGQSPDPGRRSGPTFPFVTPVSMINRFTLKPLNTLYYYRSIKNRSRTNQHYQPFFYPLDGIAHWNRAYGPRGFVQYQCVVPHDDGRAAITELLDRIAAANAGSFLSVLKIFGDVPSPGMLSFPRPGVTLALDFPNPGPRTFALLDALDQVVMAAGGAVYPAKDARMSAAAFDRYFPDWRAFCAYVDPAFNSDFWRRVTDHDTDPNQDRPT, from the coding sequence ATGGCCGGCCACGACTACCGATCCTGGGGCCGCTACCCGGCGGCCACGCCGGCCGAGGTGCATCGGCCGGTCACGCGCGAGCACGCGATCGCCGGCCGGGCCTCGTCGATGCTGGCCTACGGCAACGGACGCAGCTACGGCGACAGCTGTCTCAACCACGACGGCACGCTGCTGGCGATGCGCTCGCTGGACCGTTTCATCGCCTTCGACCCGGCCAGCGGACTGCTCGAATGCGAAGCCGGGGTGCTGCTGGGCGATATCCTCGCGCTGGTAATACCGCAGGGCTGGTTTCTCCCGGTCACGCCGGGCACCCAGTTCGTGAGTGTGGGCGGGGCGATCGCCAACGATGTGCATGGCAAGAACCATCACCGTGCCGGCACGTTCGGGCGTCATGTCCGCTCGCTGGAGCTATGCCGCAGCGACGGCTCGCACCTGGTCTGCACGCCCGACGACAACGCCGACTGGTTCGCGGCCACCGTCGGCGGACTGGGCCTGACCGGCGCGATCACCCGGGCGAGCATCGCGCTGCGCCGGATCCAGGGCGCGTTCATGGACGTCGAAAGCCGGCGCTTCGGCCATCTCGATGACTTCTTCGCCTTGTCGGCCGAATCCAACGACGACTACGAGTACACGGTCGCCTGGGTCGACTGCACCGCACGCGGCACGCGGCTGGGACGCGGCTGGTTCATGCGGGCCAACCACCGGCCGGCGCTGGGCCAGTCGCCCGACCCGGGGCGTCGTTCGGGGCCGACGTTTCCGTTCGTCACGCCCGTGTCGATGATCAACCGCTTCACCCTCAAACCGCTCAACACGCTCTACTATTACCGCAGTATCAAGAACCGATCGCGCACCAACCAGCATTACCAGCCGTTCTTCTACCCGCTCGACGGCATTGCCCACTGGAACCGTGCGTACGGGCCAAGAGGCTTCGTGCAGTACCAATGCGTCGTACCACACGACGACGGCCGCGCCGCGATCACCGAACTGCTGGACCGAATTGCGGCCGCGAATGCCGGCTCGTTCCTGTCGGTGCTCAAGATCTTCGGCGACGTGCCCTCGCCGGGCATGCTGTCGTTCCCGCGTCCAGGCGTGACGCTGGCACTGGATTTCCCGAACCCGGGGCCGCGTACGTTCGCGCTGCTGGACGCACTCGACCAAGTGGTCATGGCCGCGGGCGGCGCGGTATACCCGGCCAAGGACGCGCGCATGAGCGCGGCGGCCTTCGATCGTTACTTCCCCGACTGGCGCGCCTTTTGTGCCTATGTCGACCCCGCCTTCAATTCCGACTTCTGGCGCCGGGTCACCGACCACGACACCGATCCCAACCAGGACCGACCGACATGA
- a CDS encoding UbiA family prenyltransferase: protein MNSTNTAPKADDVPLVVDLDGTLVNSDLLIESAFMVAHTSPHSLLGIPRWLGTGKAKLKAELARRADLGIADLPYDKRLIALLEHEKANGRTLILATASNEKYARQVAEHLGLFDAVLASDEHTNLSGQTKLDALRDHLNGGAFDYAADHDVDRVIWRHARRAILVNGHSKLESRVRDEADVGQNFVREGGDWRTWVKALRVYQWAKNALIFVPLLAAHEFADAVTVSMAVAAFVAYSLLASSVYLLNDLVDLGDDRQHPRKRERPFASGRLPIAHGVLAIPVLLIVSVAIAAFLPPLFWGVLAIYYVLTLAYSLGLKQLALLDVLTLAALYTLRIIAGGAATGIDLSFWLLALSMSIFLSLAMAKRCTELLVMAEHSGDAPLGRGYIATDLPMLRSLGTAAGYASVVVLALYINSPDITDHYSHPVRIWLLCPVVLYWISRIWLKTLRGDMHDDPIVFAARDNGSRVCVLLGALIMFMAI, encoded by the coding sequence ATGAACTCGACCAACACCGCGCCCAAGGCGGATGATGTCCCGCTCGTCGTCGATCTCGACGGCACGCTGGTCAACAGCGATCTGCTGATCGAGTCCGCTTTCATGGTCGCGCATACCTCGCCGCACAGTTTGCTGGGCATTCCACGCTGGCTGGGCACCGGCAAGGCGAAGCTCAAGGCCGAGCTGGCGCGTCGGGCGGATCTCGGCATCGCCGATCTGCCCTACGACAAGCGCCTGATCGCGTTGCTCGAGCATGAGAAAGCCAACGGCCGCACGCTCATACTGGCCACCGCCTCGAACGAGAAATATGCCCGCCAGGTGGCCGAACACCTGGGTCTGTTCGATGCGGTACTGGCCAGCGACGAGCACACCAACCTGTCCGGCCAGACCAAGCTCGACGCGCTGCGTGACCATCTGAACGGCGGCGCCTTCGACTATGCCGCCGATCATGATGTCGACCGCGTCATCTGGCGCCATGCGCGTCGGGCGATTCTGGTCAACGGCCATTCGAAGCTCGAATCCCGCGTGCGCGACGAGGCCGATGTCGGCCAGAACTTCGTCCGCGAAGGCGGAGACTGGCGCACCTGGGTCAAGGCGTTGCGGGTGTATCAGTGGGCCAAGAACGCGCTGATCTTCGTGCCGCTGCTGGCCGCCCACGAGTTCGCCGATGCGGTGACGGTCTCCATGGCGGTGGCCGCATTCGTCGCCTACAGTCTGCTCGCCTCGAGCGTGTATCTGCTCAACGATCTAGTCGATCTGGGCGATGATCGCCAGCATCCGCGCAAACGCGAACGACCGTTCGCCTCCGGCCGACTGCCGATCGCCCACGGCGTGCTCGCCATCCCGGTCCTGCTGATCGTTTCCGTGGCGATTGCCGCGTTCCTGCCGCCGCTGTTCTGGGGCGTACTGGCGATCTATTACGTGCTGACGCTGGCCTACTCGCTCGGCCTCAAGCAGCTCGCCCTGCTCGATGTGCTGACCCTGGCGGCACTGTATACGCTGCGGATCATCGCCGGCGGCGCGGCCACGGGCATCGATCTGTCGTTCTGGCTGCTGGCGCTGTCGATGTCGATCTTCCTGAGCCTGGCCATGGCCAAGCGCTGTACCGAACTGCTGGTGATGGCCGAACACAGCGGCGATGCGCCGCTGGGCCGCGGCTATATCGCCACGGATCTGCCTATGCTGCGCAGTCTCGGCACGGCGGCCGGTTATGCCAGCGTCGTGGTGCTTGCACTGTATATCAACAGTCCCGATATCACCGACCATTACAGCCATCCGGTGCGCATCTGGCTGTTGTGCCCGGTGGTGCTGTACTGGATCAGCCGGATATGGCTCAAGACGCTACGCGGGGATATGCACGACGATCCGATCGTGTTCGCAGCGCGCGACAACGGCAGCCGTGTCTGCGTGCTGCTCGGCGCCCTGATCATGTTCATGGCGATCTAG
- a CDS encoding lysylphosphatidylglycerol synthase transmembrane domain-containing protein, protein MPRTRTIVFSLGLAVVLYITLGAGLDGQRTLAAMQRLDARWWAAILGLSLINYALRFGRWHGYLHWLGEHVPVLRHAVIYLAGFALTTTPGKAGEGLRSVYLARLGVPYPHSLAAFFAERFLDLLAIALLSMLVLIAFSGYVWWVIAPIVALGVMLVAIRQRRLLEALQRRTAKPETRIQSMLQSIATAWDQAFALMANRPLYAGLAVGLLAWAAEGVSLFVIAHGLGIELALETAIGIYAVSMLVGALSFVPGGLGGTEAVMALLLKLSGVDGSTAIAITLIARIATLWFAVVIGLVALGGLEIDRRRRPRALDTSSTNRMS, encoded by the coding sequence TTGCCCCGAACTCGAACCATCGTCTTCTCGCTCGGCCTTGCCGTCGTGCTCTATATCACACTGGGCGCCGGGCTGGACGGTCAGCGCACGCTCGCGGCCATGCAACGGCTGGACGCACGCTGGTGGGCGGCCATCCTGGGTTTGTCGCTGATCAACTATGCGCTGCGATTCGGGCGCTGGCACGGTTATCTGCACTGGCTCGGCGAGCATGTGCCGGTGCTGCGGCATGCGGTGATCTATCTCGCCGGCTTCGCCCTGACCACCACCCCCGGCAAGGCGGGCGAAGGCCTCAGATCGGTGTATCTGGCGCGTCTCGGCGTGCCCTATCCCCACAGCCTGGCGGCCTTCTTTGCCGAGCGGTTTCTCGATCTGCTGGCGATTGCGCTGTTGTCGATGCTCGTGCTGATCGCCTTTTCCGGCTATGTATGGTGGGTGATCGCGCCCATCGTCGCGCTGGGCGTCATGCTCGTGGCCATTCGCCAACGACGCCTGCTCGAAGCGCTGCAGCGACGCACCGCCAAGCCTGAAACCCGTATCCAGTCCATGCTGCAGAGCATCGCCACCGCCTGGGACCAGGCCTTCGCGCTGATGGCCAACCGGCCGCTGTATGCCGGGCTGGCGGTCGGACTGCTGGCCTGGGCGGCCGAAGGCGTGTCGCTATTCGTGATCGCCCACGGTTTGGGGATCGAACTCGCGCTGGAGACCGCGATCGGAATCTATGCGGTGAGCATGCTGGTCGGTGCCCTGTCGTTCGTGCCGGGCGGTCTGGGCGGTACCGAGGCGGTCATGGCCCTGCTGCTCAAACTGTCCGGTGTGGATGGCTCGACCGCCATCGCCATCACCCTGATCGCACGTATCGCTACCTTGTGGTTCGCGGTGGTCATCGGCCTGGTGGCGCTCGGCGGCCTGGAGATCGACCGTCGCCGCCGGCCCCGTGCGCTGGATACCTCTTCCACGAACAGGATGTCTTGA
- a CDS encoding acyl-CoA dehydrogenase, whose translation MADYRAPTRDLLFVLQEVLDAERIRRLPGYDDYDPDTVAAIVDEAGRFAAQVLAPLNRVGDQQGAHWSADGVAAAPGFGDAYRQYVDAGWNGLTGSTAFGGMGMPRVLGSVATEFWNAANMSFALCPLLTASAVEALAHHGSDTLKRIYLEKLVTGEWTGCMDLTEPQAGSDLAAVRTRAEPDAESDGAYRLYGQKIYITWGDHDMADNVVHLVLARLPDAPAGVKGISLFLVPKFVLDEDGSPGERNDMRCVSIEHKLGIHASPTCTIAYGENGHGALGYLVGEPNRGLAHMFTMMNAARHKMGVQALGVADRAYQDALAYARDRQQGGSAIVEHADVKRMLLSMRSQIDVLRAMCLDAASQMDIAEAEADETARSAAQARVDVLIPIVKGWGTELGVDLANTGIQIHGGMGFVEETGAAQYLRDVRIAPIYEGTNGIQAIDLVGRKLLRDEGRGMRAFIADMRATADGVTEGSQPHPALAEALGLLEQATDTLLEAGRGPAMANAFNYLMLCGTVAGGWYAARISDVARAALSEGTAEADFYEARQACARFYVRQVLPRARGYAAMVEGGSEVIEVVDTARHL comes from the coding sequence ATGGCCGACTACCGTGCACCCACTCGCGACCTGCTGTTTGTATTGCAGGAAGTTCTCGACGCCGAGCGCATACGCCGGCTGCCGGGCTACGACGACTACGACCCCGACACCGTGGCGGCGATCGTCGACGAAGCCGGGCGATTCGCAGCCCAGGTGCTCGCGCCGCTCAACCGCGTGGGCGATCAGCAGGGCGCCCACTGGTCGGCCGACGGGGTCGCGGCGGCCCCCGGTTTCGGTGACGCCTATCGTCAGTATGTCGATGCTGGCTGGAACGGGCTGACCGGGAGCACGGCGTTCGGCGGCATGGGCATGCCGCGCGTGCTCGGCTCGGTCGCCACCGAATTCTGGAATGCCGCGAACATGTCGTTCGCGTTGTGCCCGCTGTTGACCGCCAGCGCCGTGGAGGCACTGGCCCACCACGGCAGCGACACGCTCAAGCGTATCTATCTGGAAAAGCTTGTCACCGGAGAATGGACGGGCTGCATGGACCTGACCGAACCCCAGGCCGGTTCGGATCTGGCCGCCGTGCGTACCCGTGCCGAGCCGGATGCCGAATCCGACGGTGCCTACCGGCTGTACGGCCAGAAGATATATATCACCTGGGGCGACCACGACATGGCCGACAACGTCGTTCATCTGGTGTTGGCTCGTCTACCCGACGCGCCAGCAGGCGTTAAAGGCATCTCGTTGTTTCTGGTGCCGAAATTCGTACTCGACGAGGATGGCTCGCCGGGCGAGCGCAACGACATGCGCTGCGTGTCCATCGAGCACAAGCTCGGTATACACGCCAGCCCGACGTGCACGATCGCCTACGGCGAGAATGGCCACGGCGCGCTCGGGTATCTGGTGGGCGAGCCCAACCGGGGTCTAGCGCACATGTTCACGATGATGAACGCCGCGCGCCACAAGATGGGTGTGCAGGCGCTGGGCGTGGCCGACCGCGCTTATCAGGACGCGCTGGCCTATGCCCGGGATCGGCAGCAGGGCGGCTCGGCGATCGTCGAGCATGCCGATGTCAAGCGCATGCTCCTGTCCATGCGCAGCCAGATCGACGTCTTGCGCGCGATGTGTCTGGATGCGGCCAGCCAGATGGACATCGCCGAAGCCGAGGCCGACGAAACCGCGCGTTCGGCGGCGCAGGCCCGCGTCGATGTTCTGATTCCCATCGTCAAGGGCTGGGGTACCGAACTCGGCGTGGATCTGGCCAACACTGGCATCCAGATCCACGGCGGGATGGGTTTCGTCGAGGAGACCGGTGCGGCGCAGTATCTGCGGGACGTACGGATCGCGCCTATCTATGAAGGCACCAACGGTATCCAGGCGATCGATCTGGTAGGCCGCAAGCTGCTGCGAGACGAAGGCCGCGGGATGCGGGCGTTCATTGCCGACATGCGTGCAACCGCGGACGGTGTGACCGAGGGTTCGCAGCCCCACCCGGCGCTGGCCGAGGCGCTGGGTCTGCTCGAACAGGCCACCGATACATTGCTCGAGGCCGGGCGAGGCCCGGCGATGGCCAACGCGTTCAACTACCTCATGCTCTGCGGTACGGTCGCCGGCGGCTGGTATGCCGCGCGTATCTCGGATGTCGCCCGCGCTGCGCTGTCCGAGGGTACGGCCGAGGCCGATTTCTACGAGGCCCGCCAGGCCTGTGCGCGGTTCTATGTCCGCCAGGTGCTGCCCCGCGCCCGCGGCTATGCGGCCATGGTCGAGGGCGGTTCGGAGGTGATCGAGGTCGTGGATACGGCGCGTCATCTCTAG
- a CDS encoding FAD-dependent oxidoreductase, with protein sequence MNKTKLLLLALVAVAIAAFFVFDLGQFLDLAYFKAQQSRLQSAVDSRPLVSAGLFLIVYIAVTALSLPGAAVMTLVAGALFGLGWGTLLASFASSIGATLAFLTARFVLRDWVQKQYGQRLKAINRGIEKDGAFYLFTLRLVPVFPFFVINLVMGLTPIRIATFYVVSQIGMLAGTLVYVYAGTQIATIEHVSDVVSPGLIAAFVLLGLFPLVARKLVERVASHKVLKGYTKPRRFDRNLIVIGAGSAGLVTAYIAAAVRARVTLIEKNRMGGDCLNYGCVPSKTMIRSARVASLMRRGGEFGVHADNIRVDFAEVMRRIQRVIAEIEPHDSVERYRSLGVDTIQGQARITSPYTVEVDGRTLTTRSIVIATGARPMVPPIPGLETVDYLTSDTVWDLRELPDRLLVLGGGNIGCELSQAFACFGSQVTQVEMAPRLLTREDPEVSAYLTARLAADGIDVRTDHTAQAVEQRDGANVLVCEHKGREVALMFDRILVAVGRTPNTTGFGLEDLGIEIASTRTLALNEFLQTRYPNIFACGDVAGPYQFTHAAAHQAWYAAVNALFLGIRRFKTDYSVIPRVTFTDPEIAHVGLNETQAEQDGVAFEITRYDLGELDRAIAEGQAHGFVKVLTVPGKDRILGATIVGDHAGELIGEFVTAMRHKLGLNKILGTIHAYPTLIEANKYAAGEWKRAHAPERVLAWLERFHAWRRGSASSGKPGQSDGPPA encoded by the coding sequence ATGAACAAAACCAAGCTGCTGCTTCTGGCCCTGGTCGCTGTGGCCATCGCCGCCTTCTTCGTGTTCGACCTGGGCCAGTTTCTCGATCTGGCCTATTTCAAGGCCCAGCAATCGCGGTTGCAGTCGGCGGTGGATTCGCGCCCGCTCGTATCGGCCGGGCTGTTTCTGATCGTCTATATTGCGGTGACTGCCCTGTCGCTGCCCGGCGCGGCGGTAATGACGCTCGTGGCCGGCGCGCTGTTCGGCCTGGGCTGGGGCACGCTGCTGGCATCATTTGCCTCCTCGATCGGCGCGACCCTGGCGTTTCTCACCGCGCGGTTCGTATTGCGCGATTGGGTACAGAAGCAGTACGGCCAGCGGCTCAAGGCAATCAACCGAGGCATCGAGAAAGACGGCGCCTTCTATCTGTTCACGCTGCGACTGGTGCCGGTCTTCCCGTTTTTCGTGATCAACCTGGTCATGGGCCTGACGCCGATACGTATCGCCACGTTCTATGTCGTCAGCCAGATCGGCATGCTCGCAGGCACCCTGGTCTATGTTTATGCCGGCACGCAGATCGCGACGATCGAACACGTGTCGGATGTGGTCTCACCGGGGCTGATTGCAGCCTTCGTGTTGCTGGGCCTGTTCCCCCTGGTTGCACGCAAGCTCGTCGAGCGGGTGGCCTCGCACAAGGTGCTCAAGGGCTACACCAAGCCGCGGCGTTTTGATCGCAACCTGATCGTCATCGGCGCCGGATCGGCCGGGCTCGTCACCGCCTATATCGCCGCCGCCGTACGTGCCCGGGTCACCCTGATCGAGAAAAACCGCATGGGCGGCGACTGTCTCAACTACGGCTGCGTTCCATCCAAGACGATGATCCGATCGGCGCGCGTGGCATCGCTGATGCGCCGCGGCGGCGAGTTCGGCGTTCATGCGGACAATATCCGCGTGGACTTCGCCGAGGTCATGAGGCGTATCCAGCGCGTGATCGCCGAGATCGAACCGCATGACTCGGTCGAGCGTTATCGATCACTCGGCGTGGATACGATCCAAGGCCAGGCTCGTATCACCTCGCCGTACACGGTCGAGGTGGACGGGCGCACGCTGACCACGCGCAGTATCGTCATCGCCACCGGCGCGCGACCGATGGTGCCGCCGATCCCGGGGCTCGAGACGGTCGACTATCTCACCTCGGACACGGTATGGGATCTGCGCGAGCTACCGGACCGGCTACTCGTGCTCGGCGGTGGCAACATCGGCTGCGAGCTCAGCCAGGCGTTCGCATGCTTCGGCAGTCAGGTGACCCAGGTCGAGATGGCACCGCGCCTGCTCACGCGCGAAGACCCGGAGGTCTCGGCTTATTTGACCGCGCGCTTGGCCGCCGACGGCATTGACGTGCGTACCGACCACACCGCCCAGGCCGTCGAGCAGCGCGACGGTGCCAATGTGCTGGTCTGCGAGCATAAGGGCCGAGAAGTCGCATTGATGTTCGACCGCATCCTGGTCGCGGTGGGACGCACGCCGAACACGACCGGCTTCGGCCTCGAGGACCTGGGCATCGAGATCGCCTCGACCCGCACGCTGGCGCTGAACGAATTCTTGCAGACGCGCTATCCGAACATATTCGCCTGCGGCGACGTCGCCGGTCCCTACCAGTTCACCCATGCCGCGGCGCACCAGGCATGGTACGCCGCCGTCAACGCGCTCTTTCTGGGTATACGCCGGTTCAAGACCGATTATTCGGTCATTCCTCGGGTGACCTTCACGGACCCGGAAATCGCCCATGTCGGCCTCAACGAGACCCAGGCCGAACAAGACGGGGTGGCCTTCGAGATCACCCGCTACGATCTCGGCGAGCTGGACCGCGCCATCGCCGAAGGCCAAGCGCACGGCTTCGTGAAGGTGCTCACCGTGCCTGGCAAGGACAGAATCCTGGGTGCGACGATCGTGGGCGACCACGCCGGCGAGCTCATCGGCGAGTTCGTGACCGCGATGCGGCACAAACTCGGTCTGAACAAGATCCTGGGCACCATTCATGCCTACCCGACCTTGATCGAGGCCAACAAGTACGCGGCCGGAGAATGGAAACGCGCGCATGCGCCCGAACGTGTCCTGGCCTGGCTCGAGCGCTTTCATGCCTGGCGGCGCGGCTCCGCAAGCTCGGGAAAACCCGGCCAGTCAGATGGCCCGCCCGCCTGA
- a CDS encoding DUF3047 domain-containing protein codes for MRADRRGPTPHARRSCAGRRTRIVAGFLCALTCTGVSAADAWVGRFAPNSLTDWESRSFKGQTTYRLIGDGATRTLEARCQASASAIALRRQIDLVQTPVLRWQWRIDHVHEGLDGRTREGDDYAARVYVIHDGGALVWRTRAINYVWANTEPRDTHWPNAFTDKAMMVAVQSGTPAEPDQWVEQSRNVRDDFKRFYGLDLSAIDGVALMTDCDNGGRSARAEYRRLRFTAQ; via the coding sequence GTGCGGGCCGACCGACGCGGGCCCACGCCGCACGCTAGGCGTTCGTGTGCCGGGCGACGGACGCGCATTGTTGCTGGGTTCCTGTGCGCGCTGACCTGCACCGGGGTCTCGGCGGCGGATGCCTGGGTCGGCCGGTTCGCCCCCAACAGCCTGACGGATTGGGAGTCTCGATCGTTCAAGGGCCAAACGACATACCGTCTGATCGGCGACGGTGCCACGCGCACGCTCGAGGCCCGTTGCCAGGCAAGCGCATCGGCGATCGCGCTGCGCCGGCAGATCGATCTCGTACAGACGCCGGTGCTGCGTTGGCAGTGGCGTATCGACCATGTCCACGAAGGCCTGGACGGGCGCACACGAGAGGGCGACGACTATGCCGCACGGGTGTATGTCATTCACGACGGCGGCGCACTGGTCTGGCGTACGCGTGCGATCAATTATGTCTGGGCCAACACCGAGCCGCGCGACACGCACTGGCCGAACGCCTTCACGGACAAGGCGATGATGGTCGCGGTTCAATCCGGCACCCCGGCCGAGCCCGACCAATGGGTCGAGCAATCGCGCAATGTCCGCGACGACTTCAAACGCTTCTACGGACTGGATCTCAGTGCGATCGACGGCGTAGCGCTGATGACCGACTGCGACAACGGCGGTCGCTCGGCGCGCGCGGAATATCGCAGACTCCGGTTCACCGCCCAGTAG
- a CDS encoding glutaredoxin → MPDWLQTALDIVHPARSRTQLVRSTEGQRAAAQAAGHLVLYHFASCPFCVRVRRTIHWLDLPIAMRDIRADDSARQILIEGGGRPTVPCLHIHDEPQPTWLYESDDIIAYLNRRFGPDAGP, encoded by the coding sequence ATGCCAGACTGGTTACAGACCGCGCTCGATATCGTTCATCCGGCACGCAGCCGAACACAGCTCGTGCGCTCGACCGAAGGCCAACGCGCCGCGGCGCAGGCGGCCGGGCATCTGGTGCTCTACCACTTCGCCAGCTGTCCGTTCTGTGTGCGGGTCCGTCGCACGATCCACTGGCTGGATCTGCCGATCGCGATGCGCGATATCCGTGCCGACGACAGCGCGCGCCAGATACTGATCGAGGGCGGCGGACGCCCGACGGTGCCCTGTCTGCATATCCACGATGAACCACAGCCTACCTGGCTGTATGAATCCGACGACATCATCGCCTATCTGAATCGGCGTTTCGGGCCCGACGCCGGACCGTGA
- a CDS encoding acyl-CoA desaturase, with the protein MGRPTHLTDADVEQLGAELDALREEVMNSLGKEDARYIYRVLNTQRFSELAGRALLFAGILPPAWLAGTALLSVSKILENMEIGHNAMHGQWDWMQDPALDSATYDWDNTCPGREWKHSHNYMHHTYTNIVGMDRDVGYSILRMSEDQKWHPAFLAQPLYVLVLAAFFQWGVALHDLEWERLGKDKSYAEALSQGRDIWKKVRKQVLKDYVLFPALAGPMAPFVFTGNMAANFNRNVWSFLIIFCGHFTEQAEMFRIEETESETQGEWYLRQMLASSNVNGSVPFHVMTGHLGYQIEHHLFPDMPSNRYREIGPKVQAICERYNLNYNTGPFSRQLGGVAKRILRMALPHRRKRRGPMPSSIHHKQPARA; encoded by the coding sequence ATGGGCCGACCGACACATCTGACCGACGCGGACGTCGAACAACTCGGCGCCGAACTCGACGCCCTGCGCGAAGAGGTGATGAACAGCCTGGGCAAGGAAGACGCGCGCTATATCTATCGCGTGCTCAACACCCAGCGCTTTTCCGAACTCGCCGGGCGCGCCCTGCTGTTCGCCGGCATCCTGCCGCCGGCGTGGCTCGCCGGCACCGCCCTGCTGTCGGTCTCCAAGATCCTGGAGAACATGGAGATCGGACACAACGCGATGCATGGCCAGTGGGACTGGATGCAGGATCCGGCGCTGGATTCGGCCACCTACGACTGGGACAACACCTGTCCGGGCCGGGAATGGAAGCATTCGCACAACTACATGCACCACACCTACACCAATATCGTGGGCATGGACCGCGATGTCGGTTACTCGATCCTGCGCATGAGCGAGGATCAGAAATGGCACCCGGCGTTCCTCGCCCAGCCGCTGTATGTGCTCGTGCTGGCTGCCTTCTTCCAGTGGGGCGTGGCCCTGCACGATCTCGAATGGGAGCGACTGGGCAAGGACAAGAGCTATGCCGAAGCGCTCTCCCAGGGCCGCGATATCTGGAAGAAGGTCCGCAAGCAGGTTCTCAAGGACTATGTCCTGTTTCCGGCGCTCGCCGGACCGATGGCGCCGTTCGTGTTCACCGGCAACATGGCGGCCAACTTCAATCGTAACGTCTGGTCGTTTCTGATCATCTTCTGTGGCCATTTCACCGAGCAGGCCGAGATGTTCCGGATCGAGGAAACGGAAAGCGAAACCCAGGGCGAATGGTACCTTCGCCAGATGCTGGCCTCGTCGAACGTGAACGGTTCGGTGCCCTTCCATGTGATGACCGGGCATCTGGGCTATCAGATCGAGCACCATCTGTTCCCCGACATGCCATCGAACCGCTACCGCGAGATTGGTCCGAAGGTGCAGGCGATCTGCGAGCGCTACAACCTGAACTACAACACCGGGCCTTTCTCCAGACAGCTCGGCGGCGTTGCCAAGCGCATTCTGCGCATGGCCTTGCCACATCGGCGCAAGCGCCGCGGGCCGATGCCTTCGAGTATCCATCACAAGCAGCCAGCGCGCGCCTAG